A stretch of DNA from Aspergillus flavus chromosome 3, complete sequence:
TATTGACCACACATAGTCTCGTTGAAACACCCTGATAGCCATATCCCCGTCTACCCCTCTCGTTCATGCAGACTATGGAGTATGGATCCAAAGAAGGCTCCGGGAGGGTATGTACCATGGATGGGGCAAATGGTGAGTGGGTGTTTAGGGTTATACCACCTCTAGTATATCAATGTCTCCGAGAATTACCTCACTATGAAGTACGTATAAGGCACTCAGTCGACTTGAAATAGGTCATTGTGGTTGCAGGAACACAAAGCAGTGTTTAGCAATACGATTATTGCATGCACTTATTCATTCATTAATCAATCGATTGGCTAAGCATTCACTCGGCTCAAGTGAAGCCAGGCTTAATCCGAAATGCAGTGCATATAATACCCCTTGTCACACTATGTAATACACCAATACCTAAGACAAATCTTACCTGTACCTTAGGTACCCGCCACCACGTTCTTCGAGGCGCCACTGGACGGGTGGCTAAACACTACCTAACGCCCCAGTGCCCCGAGGACGTTACTCCGTATGACTGCTCTCAATGAATGAAACAACTGCGCACCGGAAATAGCAAAagtggctgaagatgaatggACGATCATCATATTCTTATACATCATAGAATTACATATGagaagaacagagaaacGCGGTTACCCCGATTATTACAGAACGTCGTGCAACTCGAATAGGGGGGAGGTCATTAGACAACATCGGTGCTACCTTGACAACCAGGAATATGCAGCAGCGGCTTTAGGTTTCGCTCCAACATTCACAATGTCGGAAACCCTGTCTGTCAGCTTGGCACCATTTAACTTAAGCTTTTTGAACAACTCATACGTTATCCATATCGTCATGTTAGTCGTTACCGATTTCTATTGGTTATTGCCGCGTTCGAGAAAGGTGGCTGGTATTGCTAGATAGGGCAAAATACAAAGTCCGAGCAGGACAACTCAAGCGCATGCAAAAGCTCTGCATACGGTGTATATTGGTTCTATGCGTTTCTAATATTAGACGGTAATTGAGTGCAATGTCCGGCCAAGTCCATTTCCCTCGGCCAAGAGCCGATTTGTCGGCCATTGTTATGGACTTAAATGATTCAGAGCACCTGTCTTCCCTGGTACCATATTTCCTAGTGGCAGCCGTATTGATAGGTATCTTGGATGCCTACCCACTACCGAGTAATTCAATATATAACGGACAGCAATATTACACTAGGGCTGCTGATGTGGATAATCAAGTTTATCGACGGCTTCGGTTCGCTTGAACATTAATTAACGTCGAGATGACGCAAGCACATTCTTCTGTGTGACTTTTTTCTTGGATGTGTGCGTGGACTAGATTTCCGTATGCAGCGATTCTATTTGAATTTTGTTTTATTGGAAAGAATAGgaccaaaaaaaaaccaaTATCACTTATAGTCGGTGTTGGAGTCTCTCGAAATGATATGTCTCTcttccgtactccgtactatcttctatatatataactgaACCACTGCAAGGGCAAAGGCAAGGAACAATAATGACATGATGCTCAATAACACCAATTGGACTTTCTGCAGTGAGACTTGAGCATGGACATTCAACACTTTGATAGTTCTAGATAATCCTCGCTGTTCGACTTGAATGGCTCATACTTCATCAACCGAAATATACcattaaaaaatatatcttcaaaCTAGAAATATCAAATCACCATAGAAAATAGACTAGAGATACATATAAACATATATTAATGTTGTCATTAAGAACGACTATTGGAGATAATATCCTAATACTATTTACACTCTAACTTGCCAAGCTGCAGTGAGACTTTCGATTGTTATGCACCTAAATAACTGTAGCATATGAATACTTAGGGAGACACAATGGTTGGGATCCACcttagaaaataaacaacATCCATCCCAATATTGTTTCACTGCCTTCCAAGTAAATCCGTTCCTTAATACCTATGGAATACATCAAATAAACACATAATATCAAAGCCCTCGAAGACTACGACATCTGTCGGAAATACGAGCCCCGTGATTGATGACATATCCCGAGCTCTCATTGTGACATCCACTAACCACAGCTCCAACACAAGCTTTCCAAAAGACTACTGAGTTTATTTACATCCAAGAGATAGAACCTCAATATCATTTCTGAACCGgaaagtatatatacagcTATACAGAAATATACAATGGCCCTCCGACGCTCCGCACGCTTAAATGCCGTGACGAACAGCGTACAGCCAACTATCCAAGCAAAGAAGACCAACAGAGCTCAGCAAACCAGCGGCGTTACCAAAGCACGAAAGACCCCcgcaaaaggaaagaaaactgTGGGCTTGACTCTAGAACGGACTCTCGAGAATCCAACCCCCAGCAAAACGGCAATAGCTGACACGGccaaacaagaaaagaccaaTAACATTTTCGATCCTTTACCTACTGATCGTAGTATTAGCAGGCTACGCTCCACACCCCCTCCTCTTGACCGTCCTGTTGAACCTCATAGAACAAATGCGACCCTTCTAACACCTCACGGTTCTTCTCTGGTTGCCTACCCGCCCGGTACTGAGAATGCCTCGCCTAGCAAAACCGGCCGACCACGTCCAACAGCCACGACCGGTACGCTTCTCGAGAAAGCTGTCGCGCATCTAATCGCCACTGACTCTCGCTTGGAGCCGGTTATAAAGCAACACCCGTGTCCGCTCTTTTCGCCAGAGGGTTTGGCAGAGGAAGTCGATCCTTTCCGAAGTCTAGTGGTTAGCATCATCGGGCAGCAGGTATCAGGCGCTGCGGCGAAGTCAATCAAAAATAAGTTCGTGGCATTGTTCAACAGCGGGGATAGCGGAGATAATGCACCAGAGGCGAGTCGTTTCCCGAAGCCCGAAGAGATAATCAAGTGTGATATCGCAACATTGCGGACAGCCGGCCTCTCTCAGCGGAAAGCCGAATATATCCAAGGGCTATCGCAGAAATTCGCAAGTGGTGAATTGAGTGCCCGAATGCTGTTGAATGCGAGCgatgaagagcttctcgAGAAGCTGACGGCTGTTCGGGGCTTGGGCAAGTGGTCGGTTGAGATGTTTGCTTGCTTTGCGTTGAAGCGCATCGACGTCTTCTCGACCGGTGATCTGGGTGTGCAGTAAGTCATTACACGTTATGTTTTTGGGGGGGTGGCTGGGCAGTCTATAAATGGTGActaactacggagtagaagagGATGCGCAGCTTTCATGGGGAAAGATGTGAGCAAATTAAAGGCAAAGGGGGGCGGTAAGTTTAAATACATGGCAGAGAAAGATATGTTAGAGCTGGCTGCGAAATTCGCTCCGTATAGGTATGTAATGTGAGCCCTGAAAAGCGAAACGCATGGAACGCAGTTCTCACATGGCCCCGATAGAAGTTTATTTATGTGGTACATGTGGAGGGTAGAGGACGTGGACATCGCGGTCTTGACTACTTAGAGGAGAGTAAAATCTTGGCTTGTAGTATACGATATCGTTGGTATATATTGAGCGGCCTGGTAGTGTGTACCACGGATTTGAAAATCGCAGGTATCCTGCTAAACGGAGTGTTTTCCCAGATTTCAGTTGGTATGAGACAAAACCTTCATCAGAAGAGTAGTTGGTCGTACTCGTCAACTCAAATGCTTATCAGATTAGACCTGGCTTATGCATCCATGGCCTCAGATACTACGACTGCCCAACCACAGACATTACCGACCGAATGGCCAACTGGAAGGATTCAATCAACAAATGGCGACAAATGAATTTGTACAGTATCAGTACACATGATCGAACGACGTATCAAAACCAATTAAATTCAGCCAGTGCTCATCGCAACTAAGCGCTGCAACCGAACCGAAACATAAGCCTGTCTTCATCTATATCCCGCTTTTCTATCACCATGGCGCGGTTTTGAATCTTCCTAATCAGCAGAACTGAGCACAAGCTATTTACCGGCGTTTGACAACGAGGGAGTCGAGATCCGCGcgctccttctgctccttctCGATCTCGCGGATGATGGGGCTCAGGTATTCGACATCCTAGCAATAGCAATCAGCGATTTGTTGCTTCAATGCCCTATAGAAAGTCTCGGATTCCTTTGTTATGCGGTCCGAGGTGGCATATATATGATGTAGGTCGGTTGACAAATCCGCTTCACGGGATTGGTCGAGAGGGTTTGCGGAGAATGGGAGGGCGAATTGCTAAGTAAGAGGCTTGGAATTTAACTCACATCTGCAGGCTTGGTCTGCTCATTAGCGGGAAGGAGGGTGTGGGAAACGGAGCACTGTTTGACGTATTGCATTAGGTCGCTGGTTTGTAAGATATCGTATTTAGTAAAGACAAACCTGGAAAGCCCTGCGGATACGGAAGACACGGTCATAAGCCTCCTTAGGGGGAAGGCGCTTGATGGCAGTCTGGACAACCTCGCTCTCCTCGGGGATCAGGTCATCAGCCCTGTTTTTATTAGCTAACTGTGTCTGATGGCGAGCTATGAAATTTGTTCCCTGGACAAGCGTAGACCGAGATAG
This window harbors:
- a CDS encoding putative DNA-3-methyladenine glycosylase — encoded protein: MALRRSARLNAVTNSVQPTIQAKKTNRAQQTSGVTKARKTPAKGKKTVGLTLERTLENPTPSKTAIADTAKQEKTNNIFDPLPTDRSISRLRSTPPPLDRPVEPHRTNATLLTPHGSSLVAYPPGTENASPSKTGRPRPTATTGTLLEKAVAHLIATDSRLEPVIKQHPCPLFSPEGLAEEVDPFRSLVVSIIGQQVSGAAAKSIKNKFVALFNSGDSGDNAPEASRFPKPEEIIKCDIATLRTAGLSQRKAEYIQGLSQKFASGELSARMLLNASDEELLEKLTAVRGLGKWSVEMFACFALKRIDVFSTGDLGVQRGCAAFMGKDVSKLKAKGGGKFKYMAEKDMLELAAKFAPYRSLFMWYMWRVEDVDIAVLTT
- a CDS encoding ubiquinol-cytochrome c reductase complex 14 kDa protein (cytochrome b-c1 complex subunit 7), whose product is MSAPSLSSYIVKRPWLKRWMMPIANWYTDAAGYRRLGLKADDLIPEESEVVQTAIKRLPPKEAYDRVFRIRRAFQCSVSHTLLPANEQTKPADDVEYLSPIIREIEKEQKERADLDSLVVKRR